The following proteins are co-located in the Macadamia integrifolia cultivar HAES 741 chromosome 3, SCU_Mint_v3, whole genome shotgun sequence genome:
- the LOC122074699 gene encoding protein TRACHEARY ELEMENT DIFFERENTIATION-RELATED 7A-like isoform X2 — protein MAPLKRITYPFASYSPPPSSPLATPPPPKAKPPPPSIPPPSPIVKAPPPPKTKPPPPSIPPPSPIVKAPPPPKTKPPPPSIPPPSPIVKAPPPPKTKPPPPSIPPPSPIVRAPPPPSHHMFPPPPHVVPTPPPPPSPPGHHTTIVIIVFVAFGGLFFLTCLAVALCCFLKKKKKKKEEVEETDIVNVDEHIKIQEAIVPGPHGTQIMLKTVEEDVHVQEEIKNKEKVEEGAHSHSHSHSHTHTHISSADGEGESLSREIEAGPSSHSTIESHLQQKL, from the exons ATGGCTCCCCTCAAGCGCATTACCTATCCTTTTGCTTCTTATTCACCACCTCCATCATCACCCCTTGCAACACCGCCACCTCCAAAGGCAAAACCACCTCCTCCCTCAATTCCTCCACCATCTCCAATAGTTAAAGCACCGCCACCTCCGAAGACGAAACCACCTCCTCCCTCAATTCCTCCACCATCTCCAATAGTTAAAGCACCGCCACCTCCGAAGACGAAACCACCTCCTCCCTCAATTCCTCCACCATCTCCAATAGTTAAAGCACCGCCACCTCCGAAGACGAAACCACCTCCTCCCTCAATTCCTCCAC CATCTCCAATAGTTAGagcgccaccaccaccatctcaTCATATGTTTCCACCACCTCCTCATGTTGTTCCAACGCCACCTCCGCCGCCATCACCGCCGGGGCACCACACTACCATTGTAATAATCGTGTTTGTAGCATTTGGTGGTCTCTTCTTCCTTACCTGCCTCGCAGTTGCTTTGTGTTGcttcttgaagaagaagaagaagaagaaggaggaggttgAAGAAACTGATATCGTAAATGTGGATGAACATATCAAGATCCAAGAAGCCATTGTACCCGGCCCCCATGGAACTCAAATAATGCTAAAAACTGTGGAGGAGGACGTGCATGTACAAGAAGAGAttaagaacaaagaaaaggTTGAAGAAGGAGCCCACTCccactctcactctcactcccacacccacacccacattAGCAGTGCagatggagaaggagagagcCTTTCTCGAGAAATTGAGGCTGGGCCATCCTCTCACAGTACCATCGAATCCCATCTTCAGCAGAAACTCTGA
- the LOC122074699 gene encoding protein TRACHEARY ELEMENT DIFFERENTIATION-RELATED 7A-like isoform X1, with amino-acid sequence MAPLKRITYPFASYSPPPSSPLATPPPPKAKPPPPSIPPPSPIVKAPPPPKTKPPPPSIPPPSPIVKAPPPPKTKPPPPSIPPPSPIVKAPPPPKTKPPPPSIPPPSPIVKAPPPPTRKPPPPSIPPPSPIVRAPPPPSHHMFPPPPHVVPTPPPPPSPPGHHTTIVIIVFVAFGGLFFLTCLAVALCCFLKKKKKKKEEVEETDIVNVDEHIKIQEAIVPGPHGTQIMLKTVEEDVHVQEEIKNKEKVEEGAHSHSHSHSHTHTHISSADGEGESLSREIEAGPSSHSTIESHLQQKL; translated from the coding sequence ATGGCTCCCCTCAAGCGCATTACCTATCCTTTTGCTTCTTATTCACCACCTCCATCATCACCCCTTGCAACACCGCCACCTCCAAAGGCAAAACCACCTCCTCCCTCAATTCCTCCACCATCTCCAATAGTTAAAGCACCGCCACCTCCGAAGACGAAACCACCTCCTCCCTCAATTCCTCCACCATCTCCAATAGTTAAAGCACCGCCACCTCCGAAGACGAAACCACCTCCTCCCTCAATTCCTCCACCATCTCCAATAGTTAAAGCACCGCCACCTCCGAAGACGAAACCACCTCCTCCCTCAATTCCTCCACCATCTCCAATAGTTAAAGCACCGCCACCTCCGACGAGGAAACCACCTCCTCCCTCAATTCCTCCACCATCTCCAATAGTTAGagcgccaccaccaccatctcaTCATATGTTTCCACCACCTCCTCATGTTGTTCCAACGCCACCTCCGCCGCCATCACCGCCGGGGCACCACACTACCATTGTAATAATCGTGTTTGTAGCATTTGGTGGTCTCTTCTTCCTTACCTGCCTCGCAGTTGCTTTGTGTTGcttcttgaagaagaagaagaagaagaaggaggaggttgAAGAAACTGATATCGTAAATGTGGATGAACATATCAAGATCCAAGAAGCCATTGTACCCGGCCCCCATGGAACTCAAATAATGCTAAAAACTGTGGAGGAGGACGTGCATGTACAAGAAGAGAttaagaacaaagaaaaggTTGAAGAAGGAGCCCACTCccactctcactctcactcccacacccacacccacattAGCAGTGCagatggagaaggagagagcCTTTCTCGAGAAATTGAGGCTGGGCCATCCTCTCACAGTACCATCGAATCCCATCTTCAGCAGAAACTCTGA